A region of the Gadus morhua chromosome 1, gadMor3.0, whole genome shotgun sequence genome:
tttgtctgtctgtctgttggacTGAGTTAGATTGCTGTGAGTTTTGACTTAGGTACCTCATGACAAAGACATAGCACTGATAAAAGGCTCCTGTTAGAATGACAACAGAGAGCTATCAGTCAACCCGAGATTAGAAAATAAACCTTGAGAAATCCAATACATCAAAAGGCACGGATATCAAGATAAGATTTGTCACTGACAAAGATTATCCGTCGCTTCACAATCACACAATGAAGATGAGAACAGGCTCCCATAGCAGGTAATATCATCTCTGGTTATAACCGAAACCAAACCGGGCAAGAAACAGAAATGGATGGGcgaattcaaaataaataaatgaataaatagatAATGGCCCTTCTTTTCTCTGCCATTTACAAATCAAGCACATCATATGAGATTCCAAAGGAATCTACATAATTATTTTCATGAGCGATGCATATACGCTGAACGATCACTCAGTGGCTGAGACGATCAACCACTAAATCCTCCAAAATTAGTTTGATGTGCTTTTTTTAACTAAATCGATGAATTAACAGTTTTTCACATGCTCAAATGCTTTTGAGAGTTTGACTAGTGTATTACTAATTAAGTGATTAGGTTTTGAAAGAAAGTAGAATAAACCAAAATCGTAACCCAACAGTGTATACCCGCTCCAATTGTTAATGTAAAAGGATTTattttcaggtttttttttatcaacagagttgataaattaatatttatatttaactgTGTGAACACAAACCCAAGCACTGATGTCCTTCCACACAGCAATTGCTTAGGCTTGAGTTTACATTCAGGCTATACAACGCAGCTCAGCACTATGGGCGTATTATAGGACTACCGTAACTAGActaataaaacaatatttttcttACATGAGAATCACTGCGGCACTTTCCAACGCAACAATGTTCTCCCATGACAAATCATTTCACAATTAATCACGAAACAATGACCATAAAAACATTACTACTAACTTACTAACCAACTACTAACATAATAACGTGCATTCCAATGCGCCCATGCTTCCAAACCATTGCAATGCTCAAACCCTGTAGACTCAGGGCTCTTCACGGCACCATGTACTGTTTGAGCCAATGTTAATTCAGCAGAAACCTTAAGTGATTGTAGATATGTTGATAGAACATAATAAGTACTCTGCTTGTCCCCCGGGAGACATTAGTGTTGTTGGAGGCCTCTTGACACCTTTAATAAGCCAGGGTACCCATGTTCAGGCAGCATTAATTTTACCCAAGAGACATGAGTTGTGGTCGCTTATGCGTTTTCCAGTGTTCGGTATACAAATTGTCGTTAACACATAAAGCTCTGAAAACAAGTCAAGGGAGCCTCAAAGTCTCCCACTCTACCCAACTGTCACCGCAGTTGCTCACCCAACACCTGGAGGAGAATCAGACCTCCTAGATCCCATGTCTTTGTTCTATAAAGTTTAATCAGACTTACTCAAAACCACATCTAAATATCAAGACCAAGTTCTTTccattcctttttttattttcctaaccctaaccttaacccaaaaCCATCTCTCCCCATCTTCTTCTCACAGATAGGAGGCAACCAGCATGTTGGTGTTCTGTATAACGTTAACATTCGTCCGTGGTGAACGGATCACAAGGACAGCTCCAAGTACGTCAGTTCACACCTGGCATTAGAATGTGTCTCGAGTTTCCATTGTGATCTGATCTCCCTTCCCGCTCTAtatgcaaacaaaaacatagAGTTTCAGTTTTTCGCAAAGACCAAATGCGTGGTGGACTTCAACCGGCTAGAGGCCGCAATGCACTTCCATGTGCCTGATCTGCCGGAAATGAAAGGAAGAAATAATCAAAACACATACTTGGCTAAACAAATCGCCCAAGAAGTTTAACCCACTCATAGAATATCTCTATAGGCTTTTCCTAATGTTAAGAAACTGTGGACGAAGCCAGCTTACGCCATTTGTAGTGTATGTTACAATTGAGTCACACTTTATTAATTCCCATTGTCAGGCAGACCTCATTACTCTAGAAAGTTGGTTTGAATGAATGGGACTCACTGAAACCGCCAACATGCCACcatccctcccgctccctccctcttctctttctccccctggaAAGGAATTGACCTGCTTGTTTGTTCAGGAAATAAGTCACGGTTCACAGCAGGACAACACAAAAGACTTCTGTGTGCTGCAcgcaacaaacacctgcacaatGGCACGGATGACCCTCCTACTTCATCGAACCCTGCCCCGTTCTCCAGTTCTAATTAATATAGTgccactgtaaacacagtaaGCAGATCTGCCATGACTGTTTACCAATCTTAGCTGTATTATGCATATAGATGTAAGTTCATCTTTGAGAATTAGTGATTGAACACAAAACTAGGAGAAGCTCGTTAGAGAGAAACTGGGCTGGCGATAGCGATACTGTAGCCTGTGGCTAGCGGGGGAGGGGAACCAGGACAGAGTTTGGGGAATGTTGTTGGGGACTCGAGTCATATCCCAGTGGCTTCCTCAGCTCAAAGGGCAGGAATATGGTTGCAGAAATAGTTATGGGTGCAATAATGATGATCGCAACACCATAATCTTTATGCAATATCCTATTTATACTAGTCTCTCAACAGTCACActcttatatataatatattaaggGGATACCCGGGCTCAAGCCCTCCCTTTGTATCCAACTGTCCCCTTATTGTTACCCACGCCCCCCATTACCCTTTTCTATGCAAATGTCATCAACGCCCACTATATAAATACACCTAATCTGCCAGTCCCTCCCACATTGTCACAGAGAATATCGGCAGCGTTTCGGAGACTTCAGGATCTTTTACCCCTTCAACTTGTGCTGTCGGGATGACTACTGTGCATCTTCCTCACTTCAGATCCAGGAAAACCACACTTTTGACCcgtcacctccttctccttcttctgctgctgctcatTGGGTCCGGAGGGGCTCTGGGTGGCGCTGGAGGCAGGAGAAGAGCCGAGGGGAGGACGAGGACCGGCTCCAGGGGTGGGAGCAGGTCTAGCGGACACCGACGGGCCCACACCGGAGCCGGCAAAGAAACAGGACTCGAGGACGTGGACGCTTTTAGATCGGCAGCCGGagaaggagttggaggaggggaggccaGAGCCTGGGCTGAAACCGACACTGCGGCCGATACCGTGGGTGGATCTATGACCGCAGTCGGTGGAGGACTGTGGGAGCCCCCCAGCTCCTCTCGCTGcgtccccatcccccccagcATGGCCCTGTGCCGGGGCATCGGCTATGACACCATGCGGACGCCCAACCTGCTGGCCCACGAGTCCCCCGGTGAGGCCGTGCAGCAGAGCGCCAGCTGGTTGCCCCTGCTTGCGCGGGAGTGCCACTCCGACGCCCGcttcttcctctgctctctcttcgCACCCATTTGCCTCGACAGGTGACAGGTTTTTGTTTTgatctcttctttttttaattctgagTTTGGTCATTGTTGTCATTACCGTCGTACTGAAGATATGCCACCCCTATCACCAAAATAAATGGTCTATGTTaaatggaaaaacaaaaagCCCACACTCTTGTTAAAATGTAGCAAATGAAAAAAGACAACATATTGCTCTTCACAGAATATGTGCCAAGCGCCCCTGCTGTGTGCAGGGGCGCTTGGCACATATTCTTTGGTTTTTAAATGTTGATTTTTAAAACTATGTTGATTTTTAAAACTGAAATGATTCATTGCTGAACACATTCCCTTGAATTTTGTCAGGTTTGTATTCCCCTGCCGAAGTTTGTGCGAGTCTGTGCGGGACAGCTGCGCACCGATCATGGCCTGCTACGGTTACCCCTGGCCGAGTATTCTGCGCTGTGACCAATTTCCTGCAGACCACCTCATGTGCATCTCATCCATCACAAACACCAGTGTTGAAGCTGGGGGacgcagaggtgtgtgtgacacacacacacacacacacacacacacacaccacacacacacacacacacacacacacacacacacacacacacacacacacacacacacacacacacacacacacacacacacacaccttgattaTCTCATATAGCTGTGATTTTATCTACTTTCAGTCCCTCAGGCAAGCTGTCGGGATTGTGAGCTGGAAGTGGCTTCTTCTGCTAAGGATACCTTGGACACATTTTGCAGGAATGACTTTGGTGAGCCGCGCTATATGTACCGTGTTCTTGTGACAGTAGCCTGGACTTTAAAGCAAATGACTAGATCTGTTTATCCTTATGCTATGGTCTCttaatccccccacccccttctagTGGTTAAACTGCGTTTGATACGGCT
Encoded here:
- the LOC115549349 gene encoding secreted frizzled-related protein 5 → MTTVHLPHFRSRKTTLLTRHLLLLLLLLLIGSGGALGGAGGRRRAEGRTRTGSRGGSRSSGHRRAHTGAGKETGLEDVDAFRSAAGEGVGGGEARAWAETDTAADTVGGSMTAVGGGLWEPPSSSRCVPIPPSMALCRGIGYDTMRTPNLLAHESPGEAVQQSASWLPLLARECHSDARFFLCSLFAPICLDRFVFPCRSLCESVRDSCAPIMACYGYPWPSILRCDQFPADHLMCISSITNTSVEAGGRRVPQASCRDCELEVASSAKDTLDTFCRNDFVVKLRLIRLKFSATSLAQFSLGSKLEVLKHGPLMGGQIRSRIQQWLERDATCVGNMSRHQSGGGTFLVTGTVHGERLVVTKAFAWLKRHKNLVAAVRKWKRHQCKS